One Erysipelothrix amsterdamensis DNA window includes the following coding sequences:
- a CDS encoding LiaF transmembrane domain-containing protein, whose protein sequence is MKKNDYFWGFVLVLLAFGLFGSAFNLYSFGPNAFKIAFTVALVAFAISNMPKLNFFGIVYPLTLALWINRVYFNIHGNGGTLFWASTFLAVGLSVIFKRRKRHVNYQKYESYRESTSYATDEDGNQYEYHTGSQQSRSGYRDDDHADFINIEALFTDRTRYIRSKNFTGGYIDNTFASLSIYFDQAQFNPAGAQLEVSCAFGQVKLFIPYNINVINNIDNTLASVSDPHRNTIVDGPTLTLTGDVTLGEIKIVYV, encoded by the coding sequence ATGAAAAAAAATGATTATTTCTGGGGATTTGTCTTAGTATTACTGGCATTTGGCTTATTTGGTAGCGCATTTAATCTTTATAGTTTTGGTCCCAATGCATTCAAGATTGCATTTACGGTAGCTTTAGTAGCATTCGCAATCTCAAATATGCCTAAGTTAAATTTCTTCGGGATTGTTTACCCACTTACTCTGGCGCTTTGGATTAACCGTGTTTATTTTAATATTCACGGAAATGGCGGCACTTTATTTTGGGCAAGTACGTTCCTAGCGGTTGGTCTCTCTGTGATCTTTAAACGACGCAAACGTCACGTGAACTATCAAAAGTATGAGTCATATCGTGAAAGTACAAGTTATGCAACGGATGAAGATGGTAATCAATACGAATATCACACCGGATCACAGCAGAGTCGTAGCGGTTATCGCGATGACGACCATGCCGACTTTATAAATATCGAAGCATTGTTTACGGATCGTACGCGATATATCCGCTCGAAAAACTTTACGGGTGGCTATATCGATAATACTTTTGCGTCATTATCAATCTATTTTGATCAGGCTCAATTTAACCCTGCAGGAGCACAACTTGAAGTGAGTTGCGCATTTGGACAAGTAAAATTGTTTATTCCCTATAATATCAACGTTATTAATAATATTGATAATACGCTAGCGAGTGTCAGTGATCCCCATCGAAATACAATCGTTGATGGCCCTACATTAACTTTAACCGGCGATGTAACCCTTGGCGAAATCAAAATTGTGTACGTATAA
- a CDS encoding DUF979 domain-containing protein produces MTANFWELFLEMWYMVVGCIFIATAISAYRNIDDNRKYGAASFWIILAVLFMLGKYIPNKINGLLVLALGVLSFMKTVNIGDIEQISQDFRDEQSDRIGFKIFIPSVFIAIGAFLFSFVLPKVAPGVSAGVLGYIAIGLSAACGLIATFIITKTKPKGVMDDATRLMRTMGSFSILPQLLSALGVVFTTAGVGSLIATLLGSFIPNGNIFAGVVAYCVGMAIFTIIMGNAFAAFTVITIGIGIPFVFAQGANPLIAGALAMTAGFCGTLLTPMAANFNIVPAALLETKSQYSIIKYQAPMALIMLVIHIFLMYFLAF; encoded by the coding sequence ATGACAGCTAATTTTTGGGAATTATTCTTAGAAATGTGGTATATGGTTGTTGGTTGTATTTTTATCGCAACTGCAATTTCAGCATATCGCAATATTGATGATAACCGCAAATACGGTGCCGCATCATTTTGGATTATTTTAGCCGTATTATTTATGTTAGGAAAATACATTCCTAATAAAATTAACGGGTTACTTGTGTTAGCACTTGGAGTCCTTTCATTTATGAAGACCGTTAATATTGGAGATATTGAGCAAATTTCTCAAGATTTCCGTGATGAACAATCAGATCGAATTGGTTTTAAAATCTTTATTCCTTCTGTATTTATTGCGATTGGAGCATTCTTATTCTCCTTTGTCTTACCAAAAGTTGCACCAGGTGTTAGTGCTGGTGTTCTCGGGTATATCGCAATTGGATTGTCTGCAGCATGTGGATTAATCGCAACCTTTATTATTACAAAAACAAAACCTAAAGGTGTTATGGATGACGCAACACGCCTTATGCGTACAATGGGTTCATTCAGTATCTTACCGCAATTGCTTTCAGCCCTAGGTGTTGTCTTTACAACAGCGGGAGTTGGTAGTTTAATTGCGACACTACTTGGTAGCTTTATTCCTAATGGAAACATCTTTGCGGGTGTTGTTGCTTACTGTGTAGGTATGGCCATCTTTACAATTATTATGGGTAATGCTTTTGCGGCATTTACCGTTATTACAATTGGAATTGGAATTCCATTTGTATTTGCTCAAGGTGCAAATCCACTGATTGCAGGTGCGCTTGCAATGACAGCTGGTTTCTGTGGTACTTTACTAACACCAATGGCTGCGAACTTTAATATTGTTCCAGCTGCACTTCTTGAAACAAAATCACAATATTCTATTATTAAATATCAAGCACCTATGGCTCTTATTATGCTCGTAATCCATATCTTCTTGATGTATTTCTTAGCTTTCTAA
- a CDS encoding type 1 glutamine amidotransferase domain-containing protein, with the protein MELSGKRVLTIVSDDFDDLELWYPILRLREAGAHVDIAAELSGTTYRGKYGLSVVSDLKFSDVDITRYDGLVIPGGWAPDYLRRLDPVLDFVKYMDSNKKVIGQICHAGWVLSSAGILNGKTVTSTPGIKHDLMYAGAHWVDEPAVRDGHVVSGRRPPDLPIYLPLLIEALKD; encoded by the coding sequence ATGGAATTAAGTGGTAAAAGAGTTTTAACCATCGTGAGTGATGATTTCGATGATCTTGAATTGTGGTATCCAATTCTACGACTTCGTGAAGCGGGTGCGCACGTTGATATAGCAGCTGAACTTAGTGGAACGACTTACCGTGGAAAATACGGTCTGTCGGTTGTGAGTGATTTAAAGTTTTCGGATGTGGATATTACGCGCTATGATGGTCTTGTGATTCCGGGTGGATGGGCACCAGATTATCTTCGTCGATTGGATCCAGTACTGGATTTTGTGAAGTATATGGACAGCAATAAAAAGGTAATTGGTCAAATTTGTCATGCTGGATGGGTTTTATCATCTGCTGGAATTTTAAACGGAAAAACGGTAACCAGTACACCAGGCATTAAGCATGATTTAATGTATGCGGGAGCACATTGGGTTGATGAACCGGCAGTTCGAGATGGTCACGTTGTATCAGGAAGACGACCACCCGATTTACCGATTTATTTACCGCTACTTATTGAAGCACTCAAAGACTGA
- a CDS encoding deoxyribonuclease IV yields the protein MFYLGCHLSFAKGYEAMGHESLRIDANTFQFFTRSPRGGKAKPLNLEDLGKLNTLIEANNFKHILAHAPYTMNPCSNKDYTRDYAEELMLDDLSRMSHIKGSLYNFHPGSHVGQGVEPAIVMISDMLNRVLDPNQETIVLLETMAGKGTEVGRTFEEIGAIIEKVKVKEKIGVCWDTCHIYDAGYDIVNDLDGVIEHFDEVVGLDKLHAIHINDSKNPFKSHKDRHEKIGQGSIGLETFEKIINHPKLRHLPFYLETPQDDNDGYKAEIELLRSIRK from the coding sequence ATGTTTTATCTAGGTTGTCATCTCTCATTTGCGAAAGGTTATGAAGCAATGGGACATGAATCACTTCGTATTGATGCCAATACGTTTCAGTTCTTCACGCGAAGTCCTCGCGGCGGAAAAGCAAAGCCCCTTAATCTCGAGGATTTAGGAAAACTTAATACTTTAATTGAAGCAAACAATTTCAAACACATTCTTGCGCACGCACCATACACGATGAATCCTTGCAGTAATAAGGATTATACGCGTGATTATGCAGAAGAACTCATGCTTGATGATTTGTCTCGTATGAGCCATATCAAAGGCAGTCTTTATAACTTCCATCCGGGAAGTCATGTAGGACAAGGTGTTGAACCGGCGATTGTTATGATTTCTGATATGTTGAATCGCGTCTTAGACCCAAATCAAGAAACAATTGTCTTACTTGAAACGATGGCAGGTAAAGGAACTGAAGTCGGTCGCACTTTTGAAGAAATTGGTGCAATTATTGAAAAAGTGAAGGTTAAAGAAAAAATTGGTGTATGTTGGGATACATGCCACATTTATGATGCCGGTTATGATATCGTGAATGATTTAGATGGTGTTATCGAACACTTTGATGAAGTTGTTGGTTTAGATAAACTACATGCGATTCATATCAATGACAGTAAAAATCCCTTTAAGTCTCACAAAGATCGCCACGAAAAAATCGGTCAAGGATCAATAGGGTTGGAAACATTCGAAAAAATTATAAACCATCCCAAATTACGTCATCTTCCGTTTTATCTAGAAACTCCACAAGATGATAACGATGGTTATAAAGCAGAGATTGAGCTCTTAAGATCAATTCGCAAATAA
- a CDS encoding DUF7000 family protein: MKTSINKRILQYQESINDNDMPSTYKFLIDTMNQIQRNFVLDSFSTKSVLNGYLDYTYFYFDDDFLRSQGLKLGLILNHQAMAFELWLMGRTKPIQEKYWNLLKDSPFNHFDEMPQWFIVSMNLVTHPNFEDLDALTDTILKTIPIAYAQIHAYL; this comes from the coding sequence ATGAAAACTTCTATAAATAAGCGCATCCTTCAATACCAAGAAAGCATCAATGATAACGACATGCCTTCTACGTATAAATTTTTAATCGACACGATGAACCAAATCCAGCGTAATTTCGTACTTGATTCATTTTCAACGAAATCCGTTCTTAATGGCTATCTCGATTATACTTATTTTTATTTTGACGATGATTTTCTTCGGTCACAGGGTTTAAAGCTGGGCTTAATCTTAAATCATCAAGCGATGGCCTTTGAACTTTGGCTTATGGGACGGACAAAACCGATTCAAGAAAAGTATTGGAACTTGTTGAAAGATTCGCCCTTTAACCATTTTGATGAGATGCCTCAGTGGTTTATCGTTTCGATGAATTTGGTAACCCATCCAAACTTTGAAGATCTTGATGCACTAACAGATACAATACTTAAAACGATTCCAATCGCTTATGCGCAAATACACGCTTATCTCTAG
- the pcp gene encoding pyroglutamyl-peptidase I, translating to MKVLITGFDPFGGEKMNPAYEAVKLLPDTIEGAEVLKLEVPTVFNKSVEVLDEAMAKHQPDIVICVGQAGNRFGVTPERVAINQDDARIKDNEGNQPIDETIFEDGKAAYFATLPIKAMVENMKQASIPASVSNTAGTFVCNHLMYGLLYLVDKKYPNVRGGFIHVPFATEQVMDKPTAPSLTLEQIAKGLEVCIATAVTVKEDHKIQGGAIS from the coding sequence ATGAAAGTTTTAATTACAGGTTTTGATCCATTTGGTGGGGAAAAAATGAATCCTGCTTATGAAGCAGTTAAATTACTCCCTGATACAATCGAAGGGGCCGAAGTACTTAAACTCGAAGTTCCAACCGTCTTCAACAAATCGGTTGAGGTATTAGATGAAGCGATGGCTAAACATCAACCTGACATTGTCATCTGTGTTGGTCAAGCTGGAAATCGTTTTGGGGTTACACCTGAACGTGTAGCCATCAACCAAGATGATGCTCGTATTAAAGACAACGAAGGCAATCAACCGATTGATGAAACAATCTTTGAAGATGGTAAAGCAGCATATTTCGCTACATTACCAATCAAAGCAATGGTTGAGAATATGAAGCAAGCTTCAATTCCCGCAAGTGTTTCAAACACAGCAGGTACCTTTGTATGTAATCATCTTATGTATGGATTACTCTATTTAGTTGATAAAAAATATCCTAATGTTCGCGGTGGCTTTATTCATGTTCCTTTCGCAACAGAACAAGTTATGGATAAACCTACTGCACCAAGCTTAACTTTAGAACAAATCGCTAAGGGCTTAGAAGTATGTATCGCTACAGCCGTAACGGTTAAAGAAGATCACAAAATTCAAGGTGGCGCAATCAGCTAA
- a CDS encoding DUF349 domain-containing protein — protein sequence MFDINEKQINETEEVVEKEVREPEFSRHDFGWESLASVETSRQNQLISEVYSVMSTGDDERIEFVKKEWESLSEEGIDQDLEDKFKTALDQYEHRQERLESARSIKKDLIEQADQLKKSTDWNKTAVKLQELQKQWKEAGFAGQDVDQELWEKFRAINDEFFDARSAHFEEMTVLRKDAKALKEALIVEVEAIKDSTEWKETSDAMRDLMTRWKEAGFAGREHEDRLWEEFNGHRQNFYQKQREFFDGLRAEQDNAREKKEAIIEKAKDLVQAFNDATTRENMEALFNEWKEAGHSGRDHEPKLWDTFRSIQDDFYARIKNRDFNRQESRRNEIEEELELLDVRCDALEELNEKIKVKIASLEGQAKTNDSETLQEEIAGLKNNYEENEAKLDEYVREQAKLQNELNRIF from the coding sequence GTGTTCGACATTAACGAGAAACAAATTAATGAGACAGAAGAAGTAGTAGAAAAGGAAGTAAGAGAGCCTGAATTTTCGCGACATGATTTTGGATGGGAAAGTCTTGCTTCTGTGGAAACGTCTCGACAAAACCAATTAATTTCAGAAGTATACAGTGTTATGAGTACAGGGGATGATGAACGCATTGAGTTCGTTAAGAAAGAATGGGAATCTTTATCTGAAGAAGGCATAGATCAAGATTTAGAAGATAAATTTAAAACAGCACTTGATCAATATGAACATCGTCAAGAACGACTCGAAAGTGCACGTTCCATTAAAAAAGATTTAATTGAACAAGCCGACCAACTAAAAAAATCTACAGACTGGAATAAAACAGCCGTTAAATTACAAGAACTTCAAAAACAATGGAAAGAAGCCGGATTTGCGGGTCAAGACGTAGATCAAGAACTTTGGGAAAAATTCCGTGCGATAAATGATGAGTTCTTTGATGCTCGCAGTGCACATTTTGAAGAAATGACGGTACTTCGTAAAGATGCGAAAGCATTGAAAGAAGCCTTAATTGTCGAAGTAGAAGCAATTAAAGATTCAACCGAATGGAAAGAAACATCGGATGCAATGCGCGATTTAATGACACGTTGGAAAGAAGCTGGATTCGCTGGTCGTGAACATGAAGATCGTTTATGGGAAGAATTTAACGGTCATCGTCAAAATTTCTATCAAAAACAACGAGAGTTCTTTGACGGATTACGTGCTGAACAAGATAACGCACGTGAGAAAAAAGAAGCGATTATCGAAAAGGCTAAAGATCTTGTACAAGCATTCAACGATGCAACCACACGTGAAAATATGGAAGCACTGTTTAATGAATGGAAAGAAGCAGGACATAGTGGTCGCGATCATGAACCAAAACTTTGGGATACATTTAGAAGTATTCAAGATGATTTCTATGCACGCATAAAAAATCGAGATTTTAATCGACAAGAATCGCGTCGTAATGAAATCGAAGAAGAACTTGAACTGCTCGATGTTCGTTGTGATGCTTTAGAAGAACTCAATGAAAAAATTAAAGTTAAGATTGCAAGTCTTGAAGGTCAAGCAAAAACAAATGATTCTGAAACGTTACAAGAAGAAATTGCAGGTCTTAAAAACAACTATGAAGAGAACGAAGCAAAACTTGACGAATATGTTCGTGAACAAGCAAAACTTCAAAATGAATTAAATCGAATCTTCTAG
- a CDS encoding phospholipase D-like domain-containing protein encodes MSNHINLSRVDGDLYIGKGAGKEIMTRFNQSKQTIKIVSPYVNKDYVQKLIKQHQAGIATGLVFTWDYKQGQKANQDLAHTLFTQTRIKSDEALRKKRMGRLIALGWCFVNFIILAHALTLKGTVGFWFEMIAVVALFTANFKYFDHVHKTPIYSYAYEPNMPISIWKTNRYQKLHTKLYVVDDVAFIGSLNFTKNGFYSNYESCMSIHEKDEVNDLHHYIDSLLNDKECQQFYFNEIGKQYFEEPAY; translated from the coding sequence GTGTCTAATCATATAAATTTAAGTCGTGTCGATGGGGATCTTTATATTGGTAAAGGTGCCGGAAAAGAAATTATGACACGTTTTAATCAAAGTAAACAAACAATTAAGATTGTATCCCCTTATGTAAATAAGGATTATGTACAAAAGTTAATTAAACAACATCAAGCAGGGATCGCTACGGGTTTAGTATTCACATGGGATTATAAACAAGGTCAAAAAGCAAATCAAGATTTGGCGCACACCCTGTTCACCCAAACACGCATTAAAAGTGATGAAGCATTACGAAAGAAACGTATGGGACGTTTGATTGCATTAGGATGGTGTTTCGTTAATTTTATTATTTTAGCGCATGCACTAACACTTAAAGGAACTGTTGGTTTTTGGTTTGAAATGATTGCTGTTGTGGCGCTTTTCACCGCAAATTTCAAATATTTCGACCACGTTCATAAGACACCCATTTATAGCTACGCTTACGAACCCAATATGCCAATCTCTATTTGGAAAACCAACCGCTATCAAAAGCTACATACAAAACTGTATGTCGTGGATGATGTTGCTTTTATTGGTTCCCTCAATTTTACAAAAAACGGTTTTTATTCAAACTATGAATCTTGCATGAGTATTCATGAAAAGGATGAAGTGAATGACTTACATCACTATATTGATTCCCTTTTAAATGATAAAGAATGTCAGCAATTCTATTTTAATGAAATTGGAAAACAATACTTTGAAGAACCTGCCTACTAA
- a CDS encoding DUF969 domain-containing protein, giving the protein MVDTVNLWLLVGVLIIVVGFAMKIDSIAVVLVAAVVTALIGGMNIGEILETLGSNFVKSRGLTIFVLTLPVVGVCERYGLKEQAVKLIQKMKVLTAGRVIWVYQLIRQCAAAGALRLGGHPQFVRPLIHPMAEGAGIQEKGSALSVAEEEEIKAGAAAAENYGNFFGQNLFPYASGVILIVETLVEQGYDVTHQGIALWSVPVFVIALVLGGVQTVLLDRRIKRGAK; this is encoded by the coding sequence ATGGTCGATACTGTTAATCTTTGGCTCCTAGTTGGAGTTCTTATTATTGTTGTTGGATTTGCAATGAAAATTGATTCAATCGCTGTTGTTTTAGTCGCTGCTGTTGTTACTGCTTTAATTGGTGGTATGAACATTGGTGAGATTTTAGAAACACTGGGTTCTAACTTTGTTAAGTCCCGTGGTTTAACGATCTTTGTCTTAACGCTACCGGTAGTTGGGGTATGTGAGCGTTATGGATTAAAAGAACAAGCTGTAAAACTTATTCAAAAAATGAAAGTTCTTACAGCAGGCCGTGTTATTTGGGTTTACCAATTAATTCGCCAATGTGCCGCTGCTGGTGCATTACGTTTAGGAGGACATCCTCAATTTGTCCGTCCATTGATTCATCCAATGGCTGAGGGTGCTGGAATTCAAGAAAAAGGTTCCGCATTATCCGTTGCAGAGGAAGAAGAAATTAAAGCAGGTGCCGCTGCTGCTGAAAACTATGGTAACTTCTTTGGTCAAAACTTATTCCCTTATGCAAGTGGTGTTATCTTAATTGTTGAAACACTTGTTGAACAAGGTTATGACGTAACACACCAAGGAATCGCACTTTGGAGCGTTCCAGTCTTTGTAATTGCTCTAGTACTTGGAGGCGTTCAAACAGTTCTGTTAGATCGTCGCATTAAGAGAGGGGCTAAATAA
- a CDS encoding IS30 family transposase, translated as MKYKQLDKKMKDQIDILLSIGYSMRKAARKLNISHSTISRYKNNVYKKRTIDIREKYSHLIEYLHSHYDPKVHSVEVCLSNYKRYHPYKPCVSSQQVYNWINQGKLDIKPNRMCYKRRKRKKRISGMMNHLRWNLEEKTVLPISLRPKYIEKRNEIGHLEIDSIIGKKHESAAIISIVDRCSRMTWLIKAEYRYDYYTSNLIRKFIEENNITTKSITVDNGLEFKTLGITAKRLGVKLYKCDPYCSFQRGTNERANAIVRRFIPKGKSMYDIAQQYLDDICFKINSMPRKIFDFKTAYEIDFNKSKSGAVEI; from the coding sequence ATGAAGTATAAACAATTAGATAAAAAAATGAAAGACCAAATTGATATTCTATTAAGCATCGGCTACTCTATGCGCAAGGCAGCACGTAAACTCAATATATCTCATTCTACGATTTCTAGATATAAAAATAATGTCTATAAGAAACGAACGATTGATATTCGAGAAAAATATTCCCACCTAATCGAATATCTGCATTCTCACTATGATCCTAAAGTTCATTCGGTAGAAGTATGCTTGAGTAACTATAAACGATATCATCCATATAAACCGTGTGTTTCATCGCAGCAAGTCTATAACTGGATTAATCAAGGTAAACTTGATATAAAACCAAATAGAATGTGCTATAAACGTCGAAAACGTAAAAAGAGAATTAGTGGAATGATGAATCACTTGAGATGGAACTTGGAAGAGAAAACAGTACTTCCAATTAGCCTTAGACCTAAATACATTGAGAAACGTAACGAGATTGGCCATCTCGAAATCGACTCTATAATCGGTAAGAAACATGAATCTGCAGCGATTATATCCATTGTAGACCGCTGCTCAAGAATGACCTGGCTTATTAAAGCAGAATATCGATATGACTATTACACATCAAACTTAATTCGAAAATTTATTGAAGAGAATAATATAACCACGAAATCGATAACAGTAGATAATGGACTTGAATTTAAAACATTAGGAATTACAGCCAAGCGGTTGGGTGTGAAACTATATAAGTGTGATCCATACTGTTCTTTTCAACGTGGAACCAATGAACGAGCGAATGCAATAGTAAGAAGGTTTATACCAAAAGGTAAATCAATGTATGATATAGCGCAACAATATCTTGATGATATTTGCTTCAAAATTAACTCAATGCCGCGAAAAATATTTGACTTCAAAACGGCCTATGAGATAGACTTTAATAAAAGTAAAAGTGGTGCGGTTGAGATTTGA
- a CDS encoding sugar O-acetyltransferase: MEAFEKMIRGEMYRSDDPTLKQLNLKAIECTIRANQEANGTVRSDIYREILGSAPETFCICPGFACDYGVNIHLGNHFFANHNCVMLDVCEIRFGDHCMCGPNVQIYTATHPLDPSTRSSGWEYGKPVSVGNNVWLGGGCILLPGVSLGDNVVVGAGAVVTQSFGDNVVLAGNPAKIIKTIK; encoded by the coding sequence ATGGAAGCGTTTGAGAAAATGATTCGTGGAGAAATGTATCGAAGCGATGACCCAACATTAAAGCAACTCAACTTAAAAGCAATAGAGTGTACGATACGTGCAAATCAAGAAGCAAATGGCACTGTACGCTCGGATATTTATCGAGAAATACTTGGTAGTGCACCTGAAACCTTTTGTATTTGTCCTGGCTTCGCATGTGACTACGGTGTAAACATTCATCTAGGAAATCATTTTTTCGCAAATCATAACTGTGTCATGCTTGATGTCTGTGAAATTCGATTTGGTGATCACTGTATGTGCGGACCCAATGTCCAAATTTATACAGCTACCCACCCGCTTGACCCTTCTACACGAAGTTCGGGATGGGAGTATGGAAAACCAGTCAGTGTTGGAAACAATGTGTGGCTAGGTGGAGGTTGTATTCTATTACCAGGCGTTTCGTTAGGGGATAATGTAGTGGTCGGAGCGGGAGCTGTTGTCACACAGAGTTTTGGTGACAATGTCGTTCTTGCTGGAAACCCTGCGAAAATTATTAAAACAATCAAATAA
- a CDS encoding B3/B4 domain-containing protein, which produces MRLIKTQGNDPFMALGDTEPDNTLPGEIAYVDDVGAVCRCWNWRDGQRTMLTDDTTHAFLIIECVDPTRRDDLEKATQHLATYVEQHLGGSVKSTIMDYENASLNLE; this is translated from the coding sequence TTGCGATTAATTAAAACGCAAGGAAATGATCCTTTTATGGCTCTGGGTGATACAGAACCCGATAATACACTTCCGGGAGAAATCGCATACGTTGATGATGTTGGTGCAGTCTGTCGTTGTTGGAATTGGCGTGATGGTCAACGCACCATGTTAACGGATGACACAACGCATGCATTCTTAATTATTGAGTGTGTCGATCCAACGCGTCGCGACGATTTAGAGAAGGCTACCCAACACCTTGCAACATATGTTGAACAACATCTTGGTGGGTCTGTAAAAAGCACTATCATGGACTACGAAAACGCAAGTCTCAATCTTGAATAA
- a CDS encoding ClbS/DfsB family four-helix bundle protein — protein sequence MARPQTKETLLEAASENFNKLNEFIDSLSEEERNATFILEDRDRNLRDVLCHLIEWHKMMIQWYQIGVIENGMPDIPAKGFTWKTTPELNYKIWEAYQNTSLEDALTEIQNTHAEVVSRIHNHTQESLFDRKVYPFTKTTTLGAYFISATSSHYDWALKKLRKQYKALKRDIID from the coding sequence ATGGCACGTCCACAAACAAAAGAAACATTGCTCGAAGCAGCATCTGAAAACTTTAATAAATTAAATGAATTTATCGATTCTTTAAGCGAAGAAGAACGAAATGCCACATTCATACTCGAAGATCGAGATCGTAACTTACGAGATGTTTTATGTCATCTCATTGAATGGCATAAAATGATGATCCAATGGTATCAAATCGGTGTTATAGAAAATGGAATGCCTGATATTCCCGCAAAAGGATTCACATGGAAAACAACACCGGAACTAAATTACAAAATCTGGGAAGCATACCAAAATACCTCCTTGGAAGATGCACTTACGGAAATTCAAAATACCCATGCGGAAGTTGTGAGTCGTATACATAACCATACGCAAGAATCATTATTTGATAGAAAGGTATACCCATTTACCAAAACAACAACCTTAGGTGCTTATTTTATAAGCGCCACCTCATCGCATTACGATTGGGCACTAAAAAAATTAAGAAAACAGTATAAAGCTTTGAAGCGTGATATAATAGATTAA
- a CDS encoding LytTR family DNA-binding domain-containing protein translates to MNIKVIINPNLEEDIVLECREMTPQIEKMINTLDTLSINAVHRGKDITLGLDEVCFFETEDDAVYVHTAKDSFRTHYRLYELEASLPTSFMRASKSSIVNLNQIDSLERNITSSRSVQFYNSHKITYVSRMYFQQIKQRLKEESI, encoded by the coding sequence GTGAATATAAAGGTTATTATTAATCCAAATCTTGAAGAAGATATTGTTTTGGAGTGTCGCGAAATGACACCTCAAATTGAGAAAATGATTAATACCTTGGATACGCTATCGATAAATGCGGTTCACCGTGGTAAAGATATTACACTTGGTCTTGATGAAGTTTGTTTCTTCGAGACTGAAGACGACGCGGTTTATGTCCATACGGCAAAAGATTCATTTCGTACACACTATCGCCTGTATGAATTAGAAGCATCCTTACCTACTTCATTTATGCGAGCATCCAAATCAAGTATTGTGAATCTTAATCAGATTGATTCACTTGAACGGAATATTACATCATCTCGAAGTGTTCAATTCTATAACAGTCATAAGATAACGTATGTATCACGAATGTATTTCCAACAGATTAAACAACGATTAAAGGAGGAGAGTATCTAA
- a CDS encoding gamma-glutamylcyclotransferase family protein, producing MNNQMFVYGSLMEGFFNFDKYVDGHVVSIEKAYVLGTLYDMPYKGYPALLQEGNTKVWGEIITVKDLSLIIDDIDAMEGFNGRDDDEYKRIPSTITKENGEMVELGVYFYNLKDQDVRFDEAILLPEGSWRAFKTSKK from the coding sequence ATGAATAATCAAATGTTTGTTTATGGATCTTTAATGGAAGGGTTCTTTAATTTTGATAAATATGTCGATGGACATGTTGTTTCAATTGAAAAAGCTTATGTTCTCGGAACATTGTATGATATGCCTTATAAAGGCTATCCAGCACTTCTCCAAGAAGGCAACACCAAGGTTTGGGGTGAAATCATTACAGTTAAAGACCTCAGTCTCATTATCGATGATATTGATGCGATGGAAGGTTTTAATGGACGTGATGATGATGAATATAAACGCATTCCCTCTACCATTACCAAAGAAAACGGTGAAATGGTTGAATTGGGCGTTTACTTCTATAATCTTAAAGATCAAGATGTACGGTTTGATGAAGCAATTCTTCTTCCAGAAGGAAGTTGGAGAGCATTTAAAACCTCAAAAAAATAA